A DNA window from Plasmodium vinckei vinckei genome assembly, chromosome: PVVCY_10 contains the following coding sequences:
- a CDS encoding methyltransferase, putative, whose product MEEEGRKDVTHYESNNILEKNDKFFNYYIGQNIINENEIDEFMEIINKELPITFRVLKNNKFNNFIHENIQKKLEGICKNNYSITQLNEDDHIYEIYLTRSQIKKDENYKNLYNYLINLNESGYIFRQELVSMLPVLFLKLQENFFVLDMCAAPGSKTAQIVDYMHLIANKKIKNDLINKFIQDNHGKLYKHIGQVCGESSEHIENNEDKNSEHNEDKNSENNEDKNSENIENIENIDSENNEDKNNPTSVINESTDTFHSAMETPKKENTVQDPVIEENEIKDNKDKEEDIYKTYYNILENNLYDDEFFKYILNADHNLYNDYKKLISNSNPTGVVVANDANFKRCCMLFHRLKNIHSNCLIVTNNNAVSFPYLYLKNKIDNSFEKIYFDSVLCDVPCSGDGTLRKDRNIWINWNPLNAYNLFQLQVNILKRSIELVKEGGYVIYSTCSLNPIENEAVICEVFNLVSNNESLKLINFENELVKKLNYREGLTEWKLLIDDKWFNTYDEFIDYLKDIQPEKFKKIYEKIKNGMFTPNKEFVDKINLKYVKRFFPHHYNAGGFFIALIEKCEQVQWKERSKNDVIKNILKAKGCDLNELEKEATIRRYKNKKSKKKRNKKKKENEKDKTNKSMDISESAEKEHNDIIPHNVNIQSEKQIIGNDEITKSYNMVGSDEFMNDYNMVNHFDIVKNNKNGDVDEITNSYNVIESSNILRMNLLTQNSGSSGYDIIELINKKSEEQLNNYIEGNATNENVNETSFEEMEKNEEEKKEESEEEEEEEWEEVGKIEDVEKVEEEKEISLDIDKERYTNYEYKDEFNLCVGSERLKKQQEYIALDYYESLLKSNDLLNKIKTYFNLNDEFLSIKDNLYIHLKDDNNSSKLGINDRINSNIKKINFVSSNTRDVLESYTKIKLKIISAGITVIQVDKNKKNNVENYYRINYSGCINFMNFFKNIDDFLLNTECRQDIIKNFFSTVYENKERVFDFDAYMNKLIGERKSVMQKSNSNKNGKETQNELNENILCKKESEHVAQENKFTTDMEKNNTVGDTNIVWVKSDVILDLIKVDKSKINSITNETIKQTERLNKYSPNVLLTLNKNKQILAIPSNKGNIYVDITIDKNSIMMLPYVLN is encoded by the coding sequence ATGGAAGAAGAAGGAAGAAAGGATGTAACTCATTATGAAAGTAATAATATCCTTGAAAAAAACgacaaattttttaattattatataggGCAGAATATAATTAACGAAAATGAGATTGATGAATTTAtggaaattataaataaagaattgCCAATTACTTTTAGGGTTTtaaagaataataaatttaacaattttattcatgaaaatatacaaaaaaagttaGAAGGTATATGCAAAAATAACTACTCTATAACACAATTAAATGAAGATgatcatatatatgaaatatatttaacaaGATCACAAATAAAGaaagatgaaaattataaaaatttatataattacttaataaatttaaatgaaagtGGATATATATTCAGACAGGAACTAGTAAGTATGTTACCTGTTCTATTTTTGAAATTGCAAGAAaacttttttgttttagaCATGTGTGCTGCTCCTGGGTCAAAAACGGCACAAATAGTTgattatatgcatttaatcgctaataaaaaaattaaaaatgatttaataaataaatttattcaaGATAACCACGGAAAATTGTATAAGCATATTGGGCAAGTGTGTGGTGAGAGTAGTGAacatattgaaaataatgaagacAAAAATAGTGAGCATaatgaagataaaaatagtgaaaataatgaagataaaaatagtgaaaatattgaaaacattgaaaatatagatagtgaaaataatgaagataaaaataatcccACTTCAGTGATAAACGAAAGCACTGATACTTTCCATAGTGCAATGGAAACCCcaaagaaagaaaatacTGTTCAAGATCCAGTaattgaagaaaatgaaattaaagataataaagataaGGAAGAAGACATATACAAAACTtactataatatattagaaAACAATTTGTATGAtgatgaattttttaaatatattttaaatgcggatcataatttatataatgattataaaaagttaATATCAAATAGTAACCCTACAGGGGTTGTTGTTGCAAATGATgcaaattttaaaagatgTTGTATGTTATTTCAtcgtttaaaaaatatacatagtAATTGTTTAATTGTAACAAATAACAATGCAGTTAGttttccatatttatatttgaaaaataaaatagataaTAGTTTcgagaaaatatattttgattcAGTTTTATGTGATGTACCATGTAGTGGTGATGGGACATTACGTAAAGATCGAAATATATGGATAAACTGGAATCCGTTAAATgcttataatttatttcaattgcaagttaatattttaaaaagatCAATCGAATTAGTAAAAGAAGGAGgttatgttatatatagtaCTTGCTCATTAAATCCTATTGAAAATGAAGCAGTTATATGTGAAGTATTTAATTTGGTAAGCAATAATGAatctttaaaattaattaactttgaaaatgaattagttaaaaaattaaattatagaGAAGGATTAACAGAATGGAAACTATTAATAGATGACAAATGGTTTAATACTTATGATGAATTTattgattatttaaaagatattCAACctgaaaaatttaaaaaaatatatgaaaaaataaaaaatggtatGTTTACACCTAATAAAGAGTTTGtggataaaattaatttaaaatatgttaaaaGGTTTTTTCCACATCATTATAATGCTGGCGGTTTTTTTATCGCCTTAATTGAAAAATGTGAACAAGTTCAATGGAAAGAAAGAAGTAAAAATGatgtgataaaaaatattttaaaggcAAAAGGATGTGATTTAAATGAATTGGAAAAAGAGGCAACAATTCGTaggtataaaaataaaaaatccaaaaaaaaacgaaacaaaaaaaaaaaagaaaatgaaaaggataaaacaaacaaaagCATGGATATTTCTGAGTCTGCCGAAAAAGAAcataatgatataattcCCCACAATGTGAATATACAATcagaaaaacaaattataggAAACGATGAAATAACTAAAAGTTATAATATGGTAGGTAGTGACGAATTTATGAACGATTATAATATGGTAAATCATTTTGATATTGTTAAAAACAACAAAAATGGAGATGTGGATGAAATAACTAATAGCTATAATGTAATAGAAAGTAGCAACATATTAAGGATGAACCTTCTGACTCAAAACTCGGGTTCCTCAGGATATGATATCATAGAattgataaataaaaagagtGAAGAACAATTGAACAATTACATAGAAGGTAATGCTACCaatgaaaatgtaaatgAAACAAGCTTTGaagaaatggaaaaaaatgaggaaGAAAAGAAGGAAGAAAGcgaagaagaagaagaagaagaatgGGAAGAAGTTGGAAAAATAGAAGACGTGGAAAAGGTTGAAGAAGAGAAGGAAATATCATTAGATATAGATAAGGAACGATATACAAATTACGAATACAAAGatgaatttaatttatgtgTTGGTTCTGAACGATTGAAAAAACAACAGGAATATATAGCCCTAGATTATTACGAAAGTTTATTAAAATCaaatgatttattaaataaaataaaaacatattttaatttaaatgatgaatttttatcaataaaagataatttatatattcatttgaaagatgataataattctaGTAAGTTAGGAATTAATGACAGAATAAATTcgaatattaaaaaaataaattttgttaGTAGCAATACTAGAGATGTTTTGGAAAGTTAtaccaaaataaaattaaaaattattagtGCAGGAATAACAGTAATTCAAGtggataaaaataaaaaaaataatgtagaGAATTATTATAGGATTAATTATAGTGGatgtataaattttatgaatttttttaaaaatatagatgattttttattaaatacagAATGTAGGCaagatattattaaaaactttttttctactgtttatgaaaataaggAAAGAGTATTCGATTTTGATgcatatatgaataaattaatagGCGAAAGAAAAAGTGTGATGCAAAAATctaattcaaataaaaatggaaaggaaacacaaaatgaattaaatgaGAAcatattatgtaaaaaagaaagtgAACATGTTGCTCaagaaaacaaatttacaactgatatggaaaaaaataacacaGTTGGTGATACAAATATTGTATGGGTCAAAAGTGATGTCATATTGgatttaataaaagtagataaatcaaaaataaatagcaTAACTAATGaaacaataaaacaaaCTGAACGactaaataaatattcaccTAATGTATTATTGACcctaaataaaaataaacaaattttagCTATTCCATCGAACAAaggaaatatttatgtggACATTacaattgataaaaattccATTATGATGCTTCCCTACGTATTAAACTAA